One Natronobacterium texcoconense DNA window includes the following coding sequences:
- the cobA gene encoding uroporphyrinogen-III C-methyltransferase produces MEDDTARGTAGSSDPYPVPGKDTEARTPSIPERCRAAPGHVYLIGAGPGDPDLLTVRARWLIETADVVLHDALVRNAMLESLPDSAEIVDVGKRVEYKTPQSEINDLLVERARAGDAVVRLKGGDPFVFGRGGEEAQHLTEHDVPFQIVPGVSSVIAAPGIAGIPLTHRDISSRFTVITGHETPDKDESALDWGAIAAAVESGGTLVVLMGVRTLERNVEALCSHGVDGDKPVALVQKAAWADQQVVRGTLETIVDRAETESVSPPATAIIGDVAAIRDEIEAELLSFDPA; encoded by the coding sequence ATGGAAGACGACACCGCTCGAGGGACAGCAGGATCGAGCGACCCGTACCCTGTTCCGGGGAAGGATACCGAAGCGAGGACGCCGTCGATCCCCGAGCGGTGTCGTGCCGCGCCCGGACACGTATACCTGATCGGTGCCGGGCCGGGCGATCCCGACCTGCTCACGGTGCGAGCGCGCTGGCTGATCGAAACGGCGGACGTCGTTCTCCACGACGCGCTCGTTCGAAACGCAATGCTCGAGAGTCTACCCGACTCCGCCGAGATCGTCGACGTCGGGAAGCGCGTCGAGTACAAGACGCCCCAGTCGGAGATCAACGACCTGCTGGTCGAACGCGCTCGCGCCGGCGACGCCGTCGTCCGGCTGAAAGGCGGCGATCCGTTCGTCTTCGGCCGTGGCGGGGAGGAAGCCCAGCATCTCACCGAACACGACGTCCCGTTCCAGATCGTCCCCGGCGTCTCGAGCGTGATTGCAGCGCCGGGTATCGCCGGAATCCCGCTTACCCACCGCGACATCTCCTCACGATTCACGGTCATCACCGGCCACGAGACGCCGGACAAGGACGAGAGCGCGCTCGACTGGGGCGCGATCGCCGCCGCGGTCGAAAGCGGCGGGACGCTCGTCGTGTTGATGGGTGTACGAACCCTCGAGCGAAACGTCGAAGCCTTGTGTTCTCACGGTGTCGACGGCGACAAACCCGTCGCGCTCGTCCAGAAGGCAGCCTGGGCAGACCAACAGGTCGTCCGGGGCACGCTCGAGACGATCGTCGATCGAGCCGAAACCGAATCAGTATCGCCGCCGGCGACGGCGATCATCGGTGACGTCGCCGCGATCCGAGACGAAATCGAGGCCGAACTCCTCTCGTTCGATCCCGCCTGA
- a CDS encoding CbtA family protein, translating into MIYDYLKRGVAAGVLAGLAYGLYIALVANPLLEYIHDAGHGHDHSHGHDHGHGHDHSHAVSETTNAVVSVGSGILWGILLAGVFALAYYFLEPELPGRETATAAILGAAGFFSVSIVPWLVLPPAAPGGEATLGIDARLAIYTGLIGLGILVSGVAIVGYRRLAPAGRLKALAGASVPIVITVAGLSIAPPTIITQPDVADELVYAFQGSALLSQAALWALIAGGFVWFQNRARATPSSQSIDADDGHPVASNRA; encoded by the coding sequence ATGATTTACGACTACCTCAAACGCGGCGTCGCGGCGGGCGTGCTCGCCGGGCTCGCGTATGGCCTGTACATCGCACTGGTTGCCAATCCGCTCCTGGAATACATCCACGACGCTGGACACGGTCACGACCACAGTCATGGACACGACCACGGCCATGGACACGATCACTCACATGCCGTCTCCGAGACGACGAACGCCGTCGTCAGCGTCGGGAGCGGCATCCTCTGGGGAATCCTCCTGGCCGGCGTGTTCGCCCTCGCGTACTACTTCCTCGAGCCCGAACTCCCGGGCCGAGAAACCGCGACGGCAGCGATCCTCGGTGCAGCCGGGTTCTTCTCGGTCTCGATCGTCCCGTGGCTCGTGCTCCCTCCGGCAGCGCCCGGTGGGGAGGCAACACTCGGCATCGACGCACGGCTGGCGATCTATACGGGGCTGATCGGTCTCGGTATCCTCGTGTCGGGAGTTGCCATCGTCGGCTATCGACGTCTGGCTCCGGCAGGTCGGCTCAAAGCACTCGCCGGTGCGAGTGTTCCGATCGTGATCACCGTGGCCGGTCTCTCGATAGCCCCACCGACGATCATCACGCAGCCGGACGTCGCCGACGAACTCGTGTACGCCTTCCAGGGAAGCGCGCTCCTGAGTCAAGCAGCACTCTGGGCGCTGATCGCCGGTGGATTCGTCTGGTTCCAGAACCGTGCTCGAGCGACACCATCCTCGCAGTCCATCGACGCCGACGACGGCCATCCGGTAGCGTCGAACCGAGCCTGA
- a CDS encoding CbtB domain-containing protein, whose protein sequence is MSTTTANETVHDRIAVAKETMTLGQMAAVTAFAAAIAFALIFVQEPLVHDSMHNFRHAAGITCH, encoded by the coding sequence ATGAGTACGACGACAGCAAACGAAACAGTTCACGACCGAATTGCAGTCGCAAAAGAGACGATGACGCTCGGGCAGATGGCAGCAGTGACCGCGTTCGCCGCAGCCATCGCGTTCGCGCTGATATTCGTTCAGGAACCGCTCGTGCACGATTCGATGCACAACTTCCGACACGCCGCCGGGATCACCTGCCACTGA
- a CDS encoding class I SAM-dependent methyltransferase, producing MEVPCVRVPREEGETTRRRLAEDDLIDDGYEISVEEGSLYVPVADPDAVPDDLEVVHRSPSERETQTTPADLLEFDPSYERLGKAALLDEDDTERAREIADAVLESDLPVETVLNKASKVKGETRVRDWELLAGEDTEVTHREYGCEYALDLAEVYFSPRLATERYRVAQQVSDGERAFDMFAGVGPFVVPFAKRGAAVVGVDVNPDAIEYLEENARRNDVEDQVTAINDDVRTVADKYEDWADRIVMNLPHSAGDFLESAVRIAGDDCVLHYYDIQHENDPFGPGERAIREAAEPEYDVTVETRHTVRSYAPHELNVCLDVRLER from the coding sequence ATGGAAGTGCCGTGCGTCCGCGTCCCCCGCGAGGAGGGCGAGACGACGCGACGACGACTGGCGGAGGACGATCTGATCGACGACGGCTACGAGATTTCCGTCGAGGAGGGATCGCTCTACGTTCCAGTCGCCGATCCCGACGCCGTTCCCGACGACCTCGAGGTCGTCCACCGGTCGCCCTCGGAACGCGAGACCCAGACGACGCCTGCGGACCTGCTCGAGTTCGATCCTTCCTACGAGCGACTCGGGAAGGCAGCGCTGCTCGACGAGGACGACACAGAGCGCGCGCGGGAAATCGCCGACGCCGTCCTCGAGTCGGACCTGCCGGTCGAGACGGTACTGAACAAGGCCTCGAAGGTGAAAGGCGAGACGCGAGTCCGGGACTGGGAACTGCTGGCTGGCGAGGACACCGAAGTAACCCACCGCGAGTACGGCTGCGAGTACGCGCTGGATCTCGCGGAGGTGTACTTTTCGCCGCGGCTGGCGACCGAGCGCTACCGTGTCGCCCAGCAGGTGAGCGATGGCGAGCGAGCGTTCGACATGTTCGCCGGCGTCGGTCCCTTCGTCGTTCCCTTCGCGAAACGCGGCGCGGCGGTCGTCGGCGTCGACGTAAACCCCGATGCGATCGAGTACCTCGAGGAGAACGCCCGCCGCAACGACGTCGAAGACCAGGTGACCGCGATCAACGACGACGTCCGGACGGTTGCGGACAAGTACGAAGACTGGGCCGACCGGATCGTGATGAACCTACCCCATAGCGCCGGCGACTTTCTCGAGTCGGCCGTTCGGATCGCGGGCGACGACTGCGTGCTCCACTACTACGACATCCAGCACGAGAACGACCCCTTCGGCCCCGGCGAGCGAGCGATCCGCGAGGCCGCCGAGCCCGAGTACGACGTGACCGTCGAGACCCGCCATACCGTCCGCTCGTACGCGCCACACGAACTGAACGTCTGTCTGGACGTGCGACTCGAGCGGTAG
- a CDS encoding Rieske (2Fe-2S) protein yields the protein MGVRMRLTSLETVREEGSWLFTVRDRNGEHEEVILVPCEESGGEGSTSSRSQADEGVEAWINRCTHEAQQFDTGRGAPIRNGQLVCPRHGSMFDTCSGECDNGPAADTTLPGIEIELEDGDVYLTDDDVHFAHRGGIDDEDDDPSSTSHISF from the coding sequence ATGGGCGTTCGAATGCGACTCACCTCCCTCGAGACGGTCCGCGAGGAGGGGTCGTGGCTGTTCACGGTCCGGGATCGAAACGGCGAACACGAGGAGGTGATCCTCGTCCCCTGCGAGGAAAGCGGGGGAGAGGGTTCCACGAGCAGTCGGTCACAGGCCGACGAAGGCGTCGAAGCGTGGATCAACCGCTGTACGCACGAGGCCCAGCAGTTCGACACCGGCCGTGGCGCACCGATCCGAAACGGTCAGCTCGTCTGTCCGCGCCACGGTTCGATGTTCGACACTTGTTCGGGCGAGTGTGACAACGGCCCCGCCGCCGACACGACGCTGCCGGGAATCGAGATCGAACTCGAGGACGGCGACGTCTACCTGACCGACGACGACGTACATTTCGCCCATCGGGGCGGGATCGACGACGAGGACGACGACCCCTCCTCGACCTCACATATCTCGTTTTAA